Proteins encoded by one window of Candidatus Methanosuratincola sp.:
- a CDS encoding CxxC-x17-CxxC domain-containing protein yields the protein MASREMHKAVCSECGQECEVPFKPDGTRPVYCRDCYAKRRGPRRR from the coding sequence ATGGCAAGTAGAGAGATGCACAAGGCAGTCTGTTCCGAGTGCGGCCAGGAATGCGAAGTTCCTTTCAAGCCGGACGGGACTAGGCCTGTGTATTGTAGGGACTGCTACGCTAAGCGCAGGGGCCCAAGAAGGCGGTAA
- a CDS encoding DUF169 domain-containing protein, translated as MNQNYLEMQKVLTETLGLKFPPVAVSIIRRPIDLPKGVPELEKPMFYCAMVKHAMNGNVFFAREGMHGCKRGAAALGLGGIPEDERTGEFYVNKSSFESLRAATRTVVESPALEAGSVYATLLAPLGMTPMDPDVVLVEASPRRVLELIHAAIFRKGGWVSSTMSAPRQVCGALTVRPYLGDINVSIACESARMAAKQIGLEYADEGLIIGIPTERMRTIAENIGRIGYVKMRQMKK; from the coding sequence ATGAACCAGAATTATTTAGAGATGCAGAAGGTATTGACCGAGACACTGGGATTAAAATTCCCCCCAGTAGCAGTTAGCATAATACGCAGGCCCATAGACTTACCGAAGGGCGTGCCAGAGCTCGAAAAGCCTATGTTTTACTGCGCCATGGTCAAGCATGCCATGAACGGTAATGTCTTCTTTGCGCGCGAAGGGATGCATGGTTGCAAGAGGGGAGCGGCCGCCCTTGGCCTAGGAGGGATCCCTGAAGACGAGAGGACGGGCGAGTTTTACGTAAACAAGTCCTCATTCGAGTCCCTCAGGGCAGCTACCAGGACAGTTGTGGAGTCGCCTGCCTTGGAAGCGGGGAGCGTCTATGCGACATTGCTGGCCCCTCTTGGGATGACGCCTATGGATCCTGATGTTGTTCTGGTGGAAGCGAGCCCGCGTAGAGTCCTCGAGCTGATCCATGCTGCAATCTTCAGGAAGGGAGGATGGGTAAGCAGCACGATGTCAGCCCCCAGGCAAGTCTGCGGTGCGCTCACGGTGAGGCCTTATTTAGGCGACATCAACGTCTCGATCGCATGCGAATCCGCCCGGATGGCTGCCAAGCAGATAGGGCTGGAGTATGCCGACGAAGGCCTGATAATAGGTATACCCACAGAACGCATGAGGACGATCGCGGAAAACATCGGTAGGATAGGGTACGTCAAGATGCGGCAGATGAAGAAGTGA
- the cca gene encoding CCA tRNA nucleotidyltransferase: MNDGQEIASIKSEVLSRIRPTKEDWEGVIKAVEVVRGRILEAARAKGLNVRVEVEGSIAKDTWISTDRDVDLFIIFPQETNREVITGAGMELAKAGAGEKWKTGYAEHPYVEAEVLGCKMDIVPSGELVPGKKVMTAVDRTPLHTVYVKERLSEAGKDEVRVLKQFMKGIGVYGAELKVGGFSGYLCELIIIRYGSFEETLRVASAWGLGEVIDIEGHYSHGSALEAFDSPLVVVDPVDRGRNAAAAVTPRALVTFISASRHFIKKPSLAFFFPRTDQIGIGELKRMLKGRATEVMAIETACPSLPSDVLWGEVYHSLSKIVGFLREKGFRIFDSTAWSDEREKVVFMLELESGRLPEAELHLGPSVVFPEDEERFLEKHLKSRKMIAGPFIAGERWHIIRRREGVDARELLEESLPKMKLSPDIAAEIRRSFSIISAGELIGRSEDRPGLMREIFIFLRKRPLWLER, from the coding sequence CGCATCCATCAAGTCCGAGGTCCTGAGCAGGATCAGACCGACAAAGGAGGACTGGGAAGGGGTCATCAAGGCAGTAGAAGTTGTCAGGGGAAGGATACTCGAGGCTGCGAGGGCTAAGGGGCTGAATGTCAGGGTCGAGGTGGAAGGATCAATCGCCAAGGACACGTGGATCTCGACGGATAGGGACGTTGATCTCTTCATCATATTCCCCCAAGAAACAAATAGGGAGGTCATAACGGGCGCAGGGATGGAGCTCGCAAAGGCAGGGGCGGGGGAGAAGTGGAAGACTGGTTACGCAGAGCACCCCTATGTCGAGGCGGAGGTGCTCGGCTGCAAGATGGACATAGTCCCGAGTGGGGAGCTCGTTCCCGGAAAAAAGGTGATGACGGCGGTCGACAGAACCCCGCTTCACACCGTATATGTGAAGGAGAGGCTCTCGGAGGCGGGCAAGGACGAAGTGAGGGTCCTGAAGCAGTTCATGAAAGGGATCGGGGTCTATGGGGCGGAGCTGAAGGTCGGGGGCTTCTCCGGTTACCTCTGCGAGCTGATCATAATAAGGTACGGGAGCTTTGAGGAGACGCTAAGGGTTGCGTCGGCTTGGGGGCTGGGGGAGGTCATCGACATAGAGGGGCACTATAGCCATGGTTCTGCTCTCGAGGCGTTCGATTCACCATTGGTAGTTGTAGACCCGGTGGACAGGGGCAGGAATGCCGCGGCAGCGGTGACCCCCCGTGCCCTCGTGACCTTCATCTCGGCGTCAAGGCACTTCATCAAAAAGCCCTCACTGGCTTTCTTCTTTCCTAGGACTGATCAGATCGGGATCGGCGAATTGAAGCGCATGCTGAAGGGCAGGGCGACGGAGGTAATGGCGATAGAGACGGCCTGTCCCAGCTTACCTTCGGACGTGCTCTGGGGGGAAGTCTACCACAGCCTCTCGAAGATTGTGGGTTTCCTCAGGGAGAAGGGGTTCCGGATCTTTGACTCGACGGCCTGGTCGGACGAGAGGGAGAAGGTTGTCTTCATGCTCGAGTTGGAGAGCGGGAGGTTGCCAGAAGCAGAACTCCACCTTGGCCCGTCCGTCGTCTTCCCCGAGGATGAGGAAAGGTTTCTGGAAAAGCACCTAAAGAGCCGGAAGATGATCGCGGGCCCATTCATTGCGGGGGAGAGGTGGCACATAATCAGGAGGAGAGAAGGGGTCGACGCAAGGGAGCTGCTGGAGGAGAGCCTGCCGAAGATGAAACTGAGCCCCGACATTGCCGCCGAGATAAGGCGCAGTTTCAGCATAATTTCGGCTGGGGAACTTATTGGGCGTTCCGAGGATAGGCCTGGGCTCATGCGCGAGATATTCATTTTCCTAAGGAAGAGACCGCTATGGCTGGAACGGTAG